In Methanooceanicella nereidis, a single window of DNA contains:
- a CDS encoding tetratricopeptide repeat protein, with product MAEQDIQQQVTLNIEELQEMVRKNPQDPLAHNTLGIAYATKGDIDAAIQEFRDAIKIEPKYAEAQFNLGYACYQKGLIDDAIHALRESIWLEHGESEAPHYVLGLILSDIGQLDDAMKEFRDVIRIRADNAESHFNLGVILSRKSQIEEDPILLYNSILEYREAIRIKPSYAEAHNNLGTSLADRKQIEEAMKEFEEAIKINPEYVDAHYNLGRSLGDLKKSDEAIKELKEALRIKPDYSLARYFLAKELRTQGKYDEAIQEYKEVIKAHPDKAIVRVDLGIAYAQKGSHVEAVKEFKEAIKLDPQYVDARSNLGKALTEAGLLDEAIKELKEAVKINPDSPGAHYNLGIAYGLKGSLKNAIKEFREVVDIVPEYADGHNNLGLALARKGSYNEAIKEYHEAIKLNPYDANVFHNLGYALDAKGRFHEATHEFREAVYLQKDNPLFHKSLGYILAKQEFFDEAIGEFKEAMKLAPQDAEAYYHLGDSLFKKGKIDDAISNFKEAQKLGHDSAIVHNALGACYANKGMMDESLEEFKKAVKLEPGNAEYHVDLGNIYCEKNMYEQGIKEFKKALKINSKNVSAHLFLGISLTETGKFDEGIKEFNKVLEITPDDIIAINNLGNAYHYKGEYDKAIEEYKRSLEMDPYDYKVHYCLANTYMSKEMLEEAIEEFKWSLMLNTNDYKTHNNFGLLLMEKGMIYDAILEYREAIRLNPDDFLAHTNLGVALLKRDLYEEAMKEFAQVLCLNPDYYDVYYHLGYVHERVEDLKKSIEEYEKFLKLAPEEDERLEYIKQHISELKDKERTIERQEQVYQ from the coding sequence ATGGCAGAACAGGACATACAGCAACAGGTCACCCTGAACATAGAAGAACTACAAGAAATGGTCCGAAAGAACCCTCAGGACCCGTTAGCCCACAACACGCTTGGCATAGCCTACGCCACCAAAGGCGACATAGACGCCGCCATACAAGAATTCAGGGACGCCATAAAGATAGAGCCAAAATACGCCGAAGCCCAGTTCAACCTCGGCTACGCATGCTACCAAAAAGGCCTCATAGACGACGCCATCCACGCTCTCCGCGAATCCATCTGGCTAGAACACGGCGAGTCCGAAGCCCCTCACTACGTCCTCGGTCTAATACTCAGCGATATTGGACAATTAGACGACGCGATGAAAGAGTTCCGCGACGTCATAAGAATAAGGGCCGACAACGCCGAATCACACTTTAACCTGGGCGTCATACTATCCAGAAAGTCCCAGATCGAAGAAGATCCTATTCTACTATACAACTCGATCCTCGAATACAGGGAAGCCATCAGGATCAAGCCCAGCTATGCGGAAGCGCACAACAACCTCGGAACATCCCTGGCGGACAGAAAGCAGATCGAAGAGGCGATGAAAGAGTTCGAGGAAGCGATAAAGATCAATCCCGAGTATGTCGACGCCCATTACAATCTCGGCAGATCTCTCGGCGATCTAAAAAAGTCGGACGAAGCGATAAAAGAGCTGAAAGAGGCCCTGAGAATAAAGCCCGACTATTCCCTTGCAAGATATTTCCTCGCAAAAGAGCTCAGGACGCAGGGCAAATACGATGAGGCCATCCAGGAATACAAAGAGGTCATAAAAGCCCATCCCGACAAAGCCATAGTCCGCGTCGACCTCGGCATCGCATATGCCCAAAAAGGCTCGCATGTAGAGGCAGTAAAGGAATTCAAGGAAGCCATAAAGCTAGATCCGCAATACGTCGACGCCAGAAGCAATCTGGGCAAGGCACTCACCGAGGCAGGATTGCTGGACGAGGCAATAAAAGAGCTGAAAGAAGCAGTCAAGATCAACCCTGACTCCCCCGGAGCCCATTATAATCTGGGCATAGCATACGGGCTAAAAGGCAGCCTCAAGAATGCCATAAAAGAATTCCGGGAAGTCGTAGACATAGTGCCGGAATATGCCGACGGCCACAACAACCTCGGCCTCGCGCTCGCAAGAAAAGGCAGCTATAACGAGGCTATCAAGGAATACCATGAGGCCATCAAGCTAAACCCGTACGACGCTAACGTTTTTCATAACCTCGGATATGCGCTTGACGCAAAGGGAAGGTTCCACGAGGCCACCCATGAGTTCCGGGAAGCCGTGTACCTGCAAAAGGATAACCCGCTATTCCACAAGAGCCTCGGCTACATCCTGGCAAAACAGGAGTTTTTCGACGAGGCCATAGGGGAATTTAAAGAAGCTATGAAGCTGGCCCCTCAGGATGCCGAAGCTTACTATCATCTCGGCGACAGCCTGTTCAAGAAAGGAAAGATAGACGATGCCATTTCTAATTTCAAAGAGGCACAAAAACTGGGCCACGACAGCGCCATAGTACATAACGCGCTTGGAGCCTGCTATGCCAATAAAGGCATGATGGACGAGTCCCTTGAAGAGTTCAAGAAGGCAGTGAAGCTTGAGCCCGGAAACGCCGAGTATCATGTCGACCTGGGTAACATCTACTGTGAAAAGAACATGTATGAGCAGGGGATCAAAGAGTTCAAGAAAGCCCTAAAGATCAACTCAAAGAACGTTTCAGCACATCTGTTCCTTGGCATATCCCTGACAGAGACCGGTAAATTCGACGAGGGCATCAAAGAGTTCAACAAAGTCCTGGAGATAACTCCGGACGACATCATCGCTATCAACAATCTTGGTAACGCATATCATTACAAAGGCGAGTATGATAAGGCCATAGAAGAGTATAAGAGATCGCTGGAAATGGACCCGTATGATTACAAGGTCCATTACTGCCTTGCTAACACCTACATGAGCAAAGAGATGCTAGAGGAGGCTATCGAAGAGTTCAAGTGGTCGCTGATGCTTAACACGAATGATTATAAGACTCACAACAATTTCGGGTTATTGCTCATGGAAAAAGGCATGATATACGATGCGATTTTGGAGTACCGCGAGGCGATAAGGCTGAACCCTGACGACTTCCTTGCCCATACTAACCTCGGCGTCGCGCTGTTAAAGAGAGACCTGTACGAAGAGGCCATGAAAGAGTTCGCGCAGGTGCTGTGCCTGAACCCGGACTATTATGATGTGTATTACCACCTGGGCTACGTCCATGAAAGGGTAGAGGACTTGAAAAAGTCCATAGAGGAGTACGAAAAGTTCCTGAAGCTCGCGCCAGAGGAAGATGAGCGCCTGGAGTATATAAAGCAGCATATTTCCGAGTTAAAAGACAAGGAAAGGACTATCGAAAGACAGGAACAGGTTTACCAGTAG
- a CDS encoding tetratricopeptide repeat protein translates to MIDDNQDPIKSLREEIEKNPDNFDAHKQLAYELTMSKDFDEAIKEFNKALKIKPDDAEVHFGLGNVYAMTLDYDDAIRHFQETIKINPMHPEAHYLLGYCYILTNHADDAFKEFNEAIYINPRYADAHDGLGIVYKFKGKYGDAIREFREALDIEPGSDIIHYHLGRTLLLNGLPDDAIDELKEAIRLNPRLVDAYNRIGNAYRIKGMPDEAAHIYDEAIKLDPDNPQLHYNKAKALEMKCSLNEAILEYQRVIRRNPDDPLAHSMLGDILGIQGSLDEAIDEFRKSLSIDPNSAEVHSRLGRALEAKGEIEEAIKEYREAIRLEEDFPEAHNNLGRALFVKGEFDKGISELRKAIDLDSGYLEARDNLATALYRAGKINELLGLLEYTAKMFPDHAEAHNRLAIIYSMLERYGESLKELKEVVRICPDNPQARYNLALMYEQLNSPDEAIRELREAIKLKPGYLEAHYDLGLLYVYLERIDDAVKEFKECIRLLPLYAKAHDKLGVCYFKKGMYADAAKEFRQAIDIDPGMVKAHFNLGVTLATTGDMESGLMELSEALRIDPDFEEAREKMEEIRGKIGAT, encoded by the coding sequence ATGATAGATGATAATCAGGACCCGATAAAATCGTTGAGAGAGGAGATAGAGAAAAACCCTGATAATTTTGACGCGCACAAGCAACTGGCTTATGAGCTAACCATGTCAAAGGACTTTGATGAAGCAATAAAGGAGTTCAACAAAGCTTTAAAAATAAAACCTGACGACGCTGAGGTACATTTTGGCCTGGGTAACGTTTATGCCATGACGCTCGATTATGACGATGCCATTAGACATTTTCAAGAAACAATAAAAATCAATCCCATGCATCCGGAGGCGCACTATCTCTTAGGATATTGCTATATCCTCACGAATCATGCGGATGATGCTTTCAAAGAATTTAACGAGGCCATCTACATTAACCCGAGATATGCCGACGCTCACGACGGTCTCGGGATCGTGTATAAGTTTAAAGGAAAATATGGCGATGCGATAAGGGAGTTCAGGGAAGCCCTGGATATCGAGCCGGGTTCCGACATCATTCACTATCATCTGGGAAGGACGCTCCTCCTGAACGGTTTGCCCGATGACGCTATCGATGAGCTAAAGGAAGCGATACGTTTAAATCCAAGGCTTGTAGACGCCTACAACCGGATAGGTAACGCTTACCGCATAAAAGGCATGCCCGACGAAGCCGCTCATATCTATGACGAAGCTATCAAGCTGGATCCCGATAATCCGCAATTACATTATAATAAAGCCAAAGCGCTTGAGATGAAATGCTCTCTGAACGAGGCTATCCTTGAATACCAGAGAGTGATACGGAGGAACCCGGACGATCCTCTCGCTCACAGCATGCTGGGGGACATTCTCGGGATACAGGGAAGCCTGGACGAGGCTATCGACGAGTTCAGGAAATCGCTGTCTATCGACCCCAATTCTGCCGAGGTCCACAGCAGGCTGGGCAGGGCGCTAGAGGCTAAAGGCGAGATCGAAGAGGCGATAAAAGAATATCGGGAAGCTATCAGGCTGGAGGAGGATTTCCCCGAGGCGCATAATAATCTTGGACGTGCCCTTTTCGTTAAAGGCGAATTCGATAAAGGGATAAGCGAGCTCCGTAAGGCCATTGACCTTGACTCCGGCTATCTTGAGGCCAGGGATAATCTTGCTACGGCGCTTTACAGGGCCGGGAAGATCAATGAATTACTGGGATTGCTGGAATACACAGCGAAAATGTTCCCTGACCATGCCGAGGCACATAACAGGCTCGCCATCATCTACTCGATGCTGGAGAGATACGGGGAGTCATTAAAAGAGCTTAAAGAAGTAGTAAGGATCTGCCCCGATAATCCACAGGCAAGATATAACCTTGCATTAATGTATGAACAGCTGAATAGCCCCGATGAGGCCATACGCGAGCTCAGGGAGGCCATCAAATTAAAACCCGGCTACCTTGAAGCTCATTACGATCTCGGGCTGCTGTACGTTTACCTGGAAAGGATCGATGATGCAGTAAAAGAATTTAAAGAGTGCATACGGCTTCTTCCGCTGTATGCTAAAGCACACGATAAGCTTGGCGTATGCTACTTTAAAAAAGGTATGTACGCAGATGCGGCTAAAGAGTTCAGGCAGGCCATTGATATTGATCCCGGAATGGTCAAGGCACATTTTAACCTTGGTGTGACGCTGGCGACGACCGGGGATATGGAAAGCGGTTTGATGGAGCTTTCGGAGGCGCTGAGAATAGACCCGGACTTTGAAGAGGCTAGAGAGAAAATGGAAGAGATCAGGGGTAAGATCGGGGCTACGTAA
- a CDS encoding tetratricopeptide repeat protein, with translation MPVESMSSIDDLMSRIESDPYDHEAHFLLGVEYLRQDMVEHAFKEFKETVRLKPEFAPAHYFLGNIYMYKEWIDEAEKEYETAINLDPGYLDPHISMAEIFRIKNKVPEAMTEYNKALSLDPNSVQAHLELGELYLEVCELEKSEKEYRQVVRLMPEDSDAHLSLSGILYLRLNIEESIAEARESIRLDPGNAYAHIILGNLLSMRGNNKESLEEIKKAIGLEPENPEFHYSYGMALLANEMYDEAMAELRKTIKINPYHQEAYIAISDYLLDEDRADDAVSELKGGLKAFPDGDELHYALGLLYLDLEKPDEAIEELCAAIRINPEYAEVRYDLGVVYLEKGMLDEAEGQFRKVLEIDPDYEDARNALDMVLEKSVKKG, from the coding sequence ATGCCAGTGGAAAGCATGTCGTCGATAGATGATCTAATGTCAAGGATCGAATCCGACCCTTATGACCATGAAGCTCATTTTTTACTCGGGGTGGAATATCTCCGGCAAGATATGGTAGAGCACGCGTTTAAAGAATTTAAGGAGACTGTACGCCTGAAACCTGAATTCGCACCTGCTCACTACTTCCTCGGGAATATTTACATGTACAAGGAATGGATAGACGAAGCCGAAAAAGAGTACGAGACAGCAATAAATCTAGATCCAGGCTACCTCGATCCTCATATTTCCATGGCCGAGATATTCCGGATCAAAAATAAGGTCCCTGAAGCCATGACCGAGTATAATAAGGCTTTATCTCTAGACCCGAATAGTGTTCAGGCCCATCTGGAGCTTGGAGAGCTATATCTGGAGGTATGCGAACTTGAAAAGTCCGAAAAAGAGTACAGGCAAGTCGTCAGGCTAATGCCGGAAGATTCCGACGCGCATCTTAGCCTTAGCGGCATACTTTACCTGAGGCTTAATATCGAGGAATCGATAGCCGAAGCCAGGGAGTCTATCCGGCTTGATCCGGGTAACGCATATGCTCATATTATCCTTGGTAACCTTCTTTCCATGAGGGGTAATAATAAAGAGTCTCTGGAAGAGATCAAAAAAGCTATCGGGCTTGAGCCGGAAAACCCTGAATTTCATTATTCCTACGGGATGGCCCTTTTAGCTAATGAAATGTATGACGAGGCTATGGCGGAGCTCAGGAAGACTATAAAGATCAATCCCTATCACCAGGAGGCGTATATAGCAATATCCGACTATCTGCTGGATGAAGATCGTGCGGATGATGCAGTCTCGGAATTGAAAGGCGGATTGAAGGCCTTTCCTGATGGTGATGAGCTGCATTATGCTCTCGGCCTGTTGTATCTGGACCTTGAGAAGCCTGATGAGGCTATCGAAGAATTGTGTGCTGCTATCCGGATTAACCCTGAATATGCTGAGGTGCGCTATGATCTCGGTGTCGTTTACCTTGAAAAAGGTATGCTGGATGAAGCCGAAGGGCAGTTCAGGAAAGTTCTGGAGATAGACCCGGATTATGAGGATGCTAGAAACGCTCTTGACATGGTCCTGGAAAAAAGTGTTAAAAAGGGCTGA
- a CDS encoding prenyltransferase, producing MFNLRAWVKEFRLLFLIYVIVPVILGSIISYKYYPEDFSVPYFLLSIVAILLLHAGTIAYNDYFDFKSGADVINENRTPYTGGTGLLVDNVLKPSHVVIVGTVCFILCIIIGLYIVFARSIMVLPIGIAGVAMGIFYTAPPLKLSYHGAGELMWFLSTPLMALGALYVQKPVMSISELIGTYDAALAAVITTLPIAFLSSSGLLILEFPDHDADRAARKNNLIVLMGRKNFLYMFILVSLLSYISLMASVISGSVTVKALFTLVSVPVMILTVIGLIKFYMKPQSMVRYIELMSITIIIMSIAMIVALLF from the coding sequence ATGTTTAATTTACGGGCATGGGTCAAAGAATTTCGTTTACTTTTCCTTATTTATGTCATAGTGCCCGTTATATTAGGCTCCATAATCTCATACAAGTATTACCCTGAAGATTTCAGCGTGCCCTATTTCTTACTATCCATCGTTGCTATCCTGTTACTCCATGCGGGCACTATAGCGTATAACGACTATTTTGATTTTAAAAGCGGCGCGGACGTGATCAATGAGAACAGGACGCCATACACGGGAGGCACGGGATTACTGGTAGACAATGTGCTTAAGCCGTCCCACGTCGTTATAGTGGGGACCGTCTGCTTTATTTTGTGTATCATTATCGGCCTTTACATAGTGTTCGCGAGAAGCATTATGGTGCTCCCGATAGGCATCGCAGGCGTGGCCATGGGAATATTTTACACTGCGCCGCCGTTGAAGCTTTCATACCACGGCGCCGGTGAATTGATGTGGTTCCTGTCCACCCCGCTGATGGCCCTGGGAGCGTTGTATGTCCAGAAGCCGGTGATGTCGATATCCGAACTTATCGGGACATACGATGCGGCATTGGCAGCCGTCATCACAACATTACCGATCGCGTTCCTCAGCTCTTCAGGCCTACTGATACTGGAATTCCCGGACCATGACGCTGACAGGGCGGCGAGAAAGAATAACCTCATTGTGCTTATGGGAAGGAAGAATTTTCTCTATATGTTCATTCTGGTAAGCCTGCTATCATATATATCGCTCATGGCGAGCGTTATTTCTGGTTCCGTCACTGTAAAGGCATTATTTACACTGGTATCGGTGCCCGTAATGATACTGACGGTCATCGGCCTTATAAAGTTCTATATGAAGCCACAGAGCATGGTGAGGTACATAGAGCTGATGTCCATTACGATAATCATAATGAGCATCGCGATGATAGTCGCGCTTCTGTTTTAG
- a CDS encoding NifB/NifX family molybdenum-iron cluster-binding protein codes for MKVCIPKDRNKVARNFGNADEFVLYEIEDGKIIGRDLIKNPSREQASSPKMMPKIGVTHIIADGIGKRAVDMLKDENIPVYPGAKGTLDEAIEKFLRGELKCAFEPSGEYPCEEGRK; via the coding sequence ATGAAGGTCTGCATACCTAAGGACAGGAATAAGGTGGCCAGGAATTTCGGGAACGCTGACGAGTTCGTGCTTTATGAGATCGAGGATGGAAAGATCATCGGTAGAGACTTGATAAAAAACCCGAGCCGCGAGCAGGCTTCATCGCCGAAAATGATGCCGAAGATAGGAGTCACTCATATCATAGCCGATGGAATAGGCAAGCGTGCGGTAGACATGTTAAAGGATGAGAACATACCGGTTTACCCTGGCGCTAAGGGAACTTTAGATGAAGCTATTGAGAAGTTCTTGCGAGGAGAATTAAAATGCGCATTTGAGCCTTCGGGAGAATATCCCTGTGAAGAGGGACGAAAGTAA
- a CDS encoding glutamate--tRNA ligase — METKDIEVLVQKFALQNAYKYGKVPQAGSVTGKLLGTHPELKPHAKELMPIIQKVLAEIGEMSPEQVQSKLKEIAPELIEEVHTKKEARKGLPDLDISNVKPGQKVTLRIAPNPNGPPSLGNARGIVVNYEYARKYDGIFIMRFDDTDPSIKKPMLEAYQWYVEQAKWMGCPPDKVVVASDRIPLYYEYAEKLIALGHAYVCFCEQETFKELKDAGRPCPHRDTSPEENMNNWKRMLAGDFEEKVVLRIKTQIDHKDPALRDWVAFRIVREEHPRAGNKYLVWPMLDFESAMEDHFQNVTHIIRGKDLIKTAQKQKYVYDYLGWEYPKVYHWGRVRLLGFGKFSTSVMKKGIQDGEYSGWDDPRLPTVAALKRRGIEPEAIRNVMVNMGVTETDIEFSMDTLYAENRKIVDSKVNRYFFVHNPVVMKIDGAPETVAGAPLHPMDESRGVRKIHVPENADILVTMIDADNMKPGDLIRLKDLYNVRIKSLDPLCAEYIGNDISVLKKGARIIHWAPKDGVSVRVISPDGEFHGVAEAGVKDELHNVVQFERFGFARIDSINGVIVAYYTHP, encoded by the coding sequence ATGGAAACGAAGGATATAGAGGTCCTGGTACAAAAATTCGCGCTCCAGAACGCGTATAAGTATGGCAAGGTCCCGCAGGCGGGATCCGTGACAGGCAAACTGCTCGGCACACACCCTGAGCTTAAGCCTCATGCAAAAGAACTGATGCCTATCATCCAGAAAGTCCTCGCCGAAATAGGCGAGATGTCACCGGAACAGGTCCAGTCAAAGCTGAAAGAGATCGCCCCCGAGCTCATCGAAGAGGTCCACACTAAGAAAGAGGCGAGGAAAGGACTGCCAGACCTTGACATTTCCAACGTTAAGCCCGGCCAGAAGGTCACTTTAAGGATAGCCCCGAACCCGAACGGCCCGCCGTCACTCGGCAACGCCCGCGGCATTGTCGTCAATTACGAGTATGCCCGTAAATATGATGGCATTTTCATCATGAGGTTCGACGACACAGACCCGTCCATTAAGAAGCCGATGCTTGAGGCGTACCAGTGGTACGTGGAGCAGGCGAAGTGGATGGGATGCCCGCCCGATAAAGTCGTAGTGGCTTCCGACAGGATACCTCTTTATTATGAATATGCCGAGAAGCTCATAGCGCTGGGCCATGCATACGTCTGTTTCTGCGAACAGGAGACTTTCAAGGAACTTAAGGACGCAGGCAGGCCGTGCCCGCACAGGGACACATCCCCCGAAGAGAACATGAACAACTGGAAGCGGATGCTGGCAGGCGATTTTGAGGAGAAGGTCGTATTAAGGATAAAGACTCAGATCGACCACAAAGACCCGGCATTAAGGGACTGGGTAGCATTCCGTATCGTGAGGGAAGAGCACCCCAGGGCAGGAAATAAGTATCTTGTGTGGCCGATGCTTGACTTCGAGTCGGCGATGGAAGACCACTTCCAGAACGTCACGCATATCATCAGGGGCAAAGACCTCATAAAGACCGCGCAGAAGCAAAAGTACGTATATGATTATCTTGGCTGGGAATACCCGAAGGTCTACCACTGGGGCCGTGTCAGGCTTCTTGGCTTCGGCAAGTTCTCCACCAGCGTAATGAAAAAGGGCATACAGGACGGCGAATATTCCGGCTGGGACGACCCGAGGCTTCCGACCGTGGCAGCGCTCAAGAGAAGGGGTATCGAGCCGGAGGCTATCCGGAACGTCATGGTAAACATGGGCGTGACGGAGACCGACATCGAGTTCAGCATGGACACTCTCTACGCGGAGAACCGGAAGATAGTGGACTCAAAGGTTAACAGGTATTTCTTCGTACACAATCCGGTCGTAATGAAGATCGACGGGGCTCCCGAGACGGTAGCAGGCGCACCGTTACACCCGATGGACGAGTCTCGCGGCGTAAGGAAGATCCATGTGCCGGAGAATGCCGATATTCTGGTCACCATGATCGACGCGGACAACATGAAGCCCGGCGACCTGATAAGGCTCAAAGACCTGTACAACGTAAGGATAAAATCGTTAGATCCGCTTTGCGCCGAATACATAGGTAATGATATTTCTGTCCTTAAGAAAGGTGCAAGGATCATTCACTGGGCGCCGAAGGATGGTGTCTCTGTAAGGGTGATAAGCCCGGACGGAGAGTTCCACGGCGTGGCCGAGGCCGGCGTCAAGGATGAACTTCATAATGTCGTGCAGTTCGAGAGGTTCGGATTCGCAAGGATCGACTCTATAAATGGCGTTATAGTCGCGTACTACACTCACCCGTGA
- a CDS encoding TetR/AcrR family transcriptional regulator, producing MEAKKYVRNKEEKINIILDSTKKLIEENKYENVTIRDISKEANVSVGLIYKYFPGGKPEIVRIIGMKFVNELTAANNPGSIDFDDFPGFLRNFFSNNLAYFKNNKRFITALVLSAVQDSKVHEIFEDVDEKKMMAIFNFFGRFKGVDISNKGESWRFMAKWSDVTKHIMLHHAIYPTPFDSDEEVIELLVKISLMMWDYKNE from the coding sequence ATGGAAGCTAAAAAATACGTGAGGAACAAGGAAGAAAAGATAAACATCATTCTTGACTCCACAAAAAAGCTGATAGAGGAGAACAAATACGAGAACGTCACTATCAGGGACATATCAAAAGAGGCTAATGTCAGCGTAGGCCTTATCTATAAGTACTTCCCGGGAGGCAAGCCGGAGATCGTAAGGATAATAGGCATGAAGTTCGTCAATGAGCTTACAGCTGCAAATAACCCCGGCAGCATCGACTTTGATGATTTTCCCGGTTTCTTAAGGAACTTCTTTTCTAATAATCTTGCATACTTCAAGAACAATAAGCGCTTTATAACCGCACTTGTATTGAGCGCGGTACAGGATAGTAAGGTACATGAAATATTCGAAGATGTAGACGAAAAGAAAATGATGGCTATATTCAATTTCTTCGGGCGCTTTAAAGGGGTGGATATTTCTAATAAAGGCGAATCATGGCGATTCATGGCAAAGTGGTCCGACGTGACCAAGCATATTATGCTGCATCATGCGATCTATCCGACGCCGTTTGACTCGGATGAAGAGGTCATTGAGCTTTTAGTAAAGATATCCCTGATGATGTGGGATTATAAAAATGAATGA
- a CDS encoding ABC transporter ATP-binding protein has translation MIEVKDLTFTYPGGKKEAIRNISFSVKPGEIFGFLGPSGAGKSTTQKILTGQLTGYKGKISVMGKDMASLKSDFYENIGVSFEIPNHYLKLTAMENLNYFRALYGGETEDPMELMKLVGLETDANNRVSNFSKGMKVRLGFVRAMLNKPELLFLDEPTTGLDPVNGRIIKDIILKKKAEGKTIFLTTHNMTLADELCDRIGFIVDGEIKLIDSPRKLKLQHGKRVVRVEYNENSHVETREFQLNDLANNNDFIQILRSKEVQTIHTEEATLEDIFIKVTGRSLA, from the coding sequence ATGATAGAAGTTAAAGACTTAACCTTTACGTATCCCGGGGGTAAGAAAGAGGCGATAAGGAATATCTCCTTTAGCGTTAAGCCGGGAGAGATCTTTGGTTTCCTCGGCCCGAGCGGCGCCGGAAAGAGCACTACTCAGAAAATACTGACCGGCCAGCTGACGGGATATAAAGGCAAGATCTCGGTCATGGGAAAAGACATGGCTTCTTTAAAGTCCGATTTCTACGAGAATATCGGCGTGTCTTTCGAGATACCGAACCATTATCTCAAGCTGACCGCGATGGAGAACCTGAACTACTTCCGCGCACTGTATGGCGGAGAGACAGAGGACCCGATGGAACTCATGAAGCTGGTCGGCCTGGAGACTGACGCAAACAACAGAGTATCAAACTTTTCCAAAGGTATGAAAGTGAGGCTGGGTTTCGTCAGGGCTATGTTAAACAAGCCGGAGCTGTTGTTTTTGGATGAGCCCACGACAGGCCTTGACCCTGTGAACGGCCGTATTATCAAAGACATCATCCTTAAGAAAAAGGCAGAAGGTAAAACAATATTCCTTACAACTCACAATATGACGCTGGCCGATGAGCTTTGCGACCGCATCGGGTTCATAGTTGACGGAGAGATAAAGCTCATAGACTCGCCGCGTAAGCTAAAACTTCAGCACGGCAAGCGTGTCGTCAGGGTTGAGTACAACGAGAACTCGCATGTCGAGACGCGCGAATTCCAGCTAAATGACCTGGCGAACAACAACGACTTTATACAGATACTCCGCAGCAAGGAAGTCCAGACCATTCACACTGAAGAGGCGACGCTTGAAGACATATTCATAAAGGTGACAGGCAGGAGTCTCGCATGA
- a CDS encoding ABC transporter permease has translation MINRFVPTVKLDFKMQVRYGFVYVAALSVIIFVLMLSQLDTHGSLLFLPVFLLTNLLLSTFYFIAGMVLFEKGEGVLQGLIVTPLKIEEYLGSKVFTLTALAIAENIAMVTLVFGTGFNVLLLVLGTIITAMIYILLGFMVVSKYSSISEYLMPSVVYSFAFMIPLLDYLKVLESPLFYLHPMQAPLILMKAAFVPVETWQLAYGVLYSLVWIVVAFVLSKRAFNKHIVNRIGGN, from the coding sequence ATGATCAACAGGTTCGTCCCTACGGTAAAGCTAGACTTTAAAATGCAGGTAAGGTACGGCTTTGTCTATGTGGCGGCATTATCGGTGATCATATTTGTCCTGATGCTCAGCCAGCTGGACACTCATGGGTCATTACTATTCCTACCGGTATTCTTACTGACCAACCTGCTTCTCAGCACGTTTTATTTCATAGCCGGCATGGTGCTCTTTGAAAAGGGCGAGGGAGTGCTGCAAGGGCTTATAGTGACGCCTTTGAAAATAGAGGAGTACCTCGGCTCAAAAGTGTTCACGCTGACAGCGCTTGCGATAGCGGAGAACATAGCGATGGTGACCCTTGTATTTGGCACCGGCTTTAATGTATTGTTGCTGGTTCTCGGCACAATAATAACAGCAATGATATACATATTGCTGGGATTCATGGTCGTGTCCAAGTACAGTTCCATAAGCGAATATCTGATGCCGTCGGTCGTTTATTCATTCGCTTTTATGATCCCGTTACTGGATTACCTGAAGGTGCTGGAAAGCCCGCTGTTCTACCTGCACCCGATGCAGGCGCCGCTGATACTCATGAAAGCAGCGTTCGTGCCGGTAGAAACATGGCAGCTTGCATATGGCGTACTGTATTCGCTTGTATGGATCGTCGTCGCGTTCGTACTGTCAAAGAGAGCCTTCAATAAACACATAGTGAACAGGATCGGAGGTAACTGA